DNA from Kitasatospora acidiphila:
CAGTGCGCGACGCCGGGGGCCAGGAAGACGCGGTAGAAGTCGTCAACCTTCTTGGTACCGCCCATCAGGGCATCGACGCGCTTGCGGTAGTCGACCGTGCCCGCGGTGGGGATCAGTTGGTCGGCGTCGCCCTGCCAGGTGATCAGCTTGCCGCCGGCGTTGCGGAACGCGGAGAGGTCCGCGTCGCGGGTGCCGATCACCGAGTCGTACTCGGCGCGGGCCTTCTGGAAGATCTCGTCGAACTGCGCGTAGCTGAGGTTCGCGGTGTTGAACGAGGGCTGCTTCTCGACGAAGTTGGCGACCCACTGGGCTGGGACGATGAACGGCAAGCCGGTGGTGACGCCGTTCGCATCGGTCTTGCCGGCCGCCAGGTAGGAGAAGTCGGCGCCGATCGGCAGGCCGTACCACAGCCGCTTGCCGTTGGTGTCGCGCGGGCCGTCCCAGATCTTGCGGACCACGTCGGCATCGGCGGCGGTGATCGTGTACTGCTTGCCGTCGCACACGACCGTGGTGCCGATCAGGCGGCGCGGGTCGAAGTCGCAGCGGTTCGGGTCGCTGATCAGGCCGTCGACCACGCCGTCGAGCTTGTCGCAGGCCTTCAGCGCGGCCTGGTTGAAGGCGTTGAACTCGCACGTGGTGGGGTAGGTGTGTTCCTGGTTCATCACCACCTGCGGCCAGAGGGTGGCCACTTCGAACTGGTTCCAGTTGATGGCGGGGGCGTCGGCGTTGATGCCGTTGAAGTCGGTGGGGTACTGCTGGGCTTCCATGTAGCCCTGGCGGCCGCCGGTGGAGCAGCCGTTGAAGTAGGAGTAGGACGCGGCGTGACCGTAGGCGTCGTCAACGACCTGCTTGCCGACGATCGCCATCTCGTGGGCCGAGCGCGAGGCGAAGTCCTGCAGCAGTGCGGTGTTGATCCGGCCCTGGGAGTTCAG
Protein-coding regions in this window:
- a CDS encoding tannase/feruloyl esterase family alpha/beta hydrolase produces the protein MKRRLPALLAAGVPLAAAGVIYAPVSASAGPVPTAPLAAASPASFACTSFRLSAPDGTTVESVTAAAVPTGTFQVPGAPPLGGYPVPDVPAHCEVTVTLTHPGANDHAKVQIWLPQSGWNGRFQADGGAAYAAGNIGSVAAAVKQGYAAATTDAGVDTGGLDSSWALNSQGRINTALLQDFASRSAHEMAIVGKQVVDDAYGHAASYSYFNGCSTGGRQGYMEAQQYPTDFNGINADAPAINWNQFEVATLWPQVVMNQEHTYPTTCEFNAFNQAALKACDKLDGVVDGLISDPNRCDFDPRRLIGTTVVCDGKQYTITAADADVVRKIWDGPRDTNGKRLWYGLPIGADFSYLAAGKTDANGVTTGLPFIVPAQWVANFVEKQPSFNTANLSYAQFDEIFQKARAEYDSVIGTRDADLSAFRNAGGKLITWQGDADQLIPTAGTVDYRKRVDALMGGTKKVDDFYRVFLAPGVAHCGLNGGNVDDLAALTAWVEQGQAPNVLHATLPTASGGTVARDVCRYPMVSRYTGHGDPSAASSFRCVKAQRD